The Castor canadensis chromosome 12, mCasCan1.hap1v2, whole genome shotgun sequence genome contains the following window.
GTTTTAAAAATCTGTCTCTATTGCATTCTTAAACCTGCCCACAACTCCCTTGGTGAATAGCAGTCAGATGAAAAATGCAGGGGAAGCAACTGTCCTTGATGGTCTCCATCCCCACGTCCACATATTCTCTGGTACCTAGccttctcctttttctagatCTTTCTAAAGAGGGAAGGACAGAGGTATTATTGCTGCTGGTGGCCTGGTGCTTTCTGCGTACTAAAGAAGAGGTTGTGGGAGGGTATGCACTCCCCCTTCTTCAGGGGGCTCAACTAAAGGTGGCCCTGGTGTGAAGGTATCTCCTTTGGCCTGGTTCCTGCTTCATGCCTGGTGTTTCACAGTGGCATCTGGCTCGACCCCTGGTTTTCCCATGGCATTCATGTGCTTACCCTCTCACACAGTGCTTATGTGGTAGAAAACAGGCAGGGGGACCCTGTGATCCCTACTCAGAGGAGCCATTGGTGTCTTTATAACCCCCGTCTATGGCCGAATGTTTAGCGCCTGTTCCACACAGGCACAGGACCAGGTGCTGTATCTGTGTGCTCTCATTTTGTGAATCCTCCTGACCACACTGTAGGTAACTTTGATTATAGTTATTTTTCCGATGAAAAACTAAAGTTTAGGAACTTGATAGCTAAGGGGTGGCAGGATTCCAACTCAGGTCTGCCTGAGTCCCAAAGTCATGCTCTTTCCTTCTGTGAGCCTATCCCTTCTGGGCATTCTCTCCATGCTAGAGAAAAGGACACTGAGTCCAACACATGTTTTGACACATTCCGAAAAGTCCTTGAGGCAGGTGGTAAGAGAAGGCCAAGCCCTGGCAGAGGGGACATGAGGGAGTGTGCAGGGAAGGCCAAGCCCTGGCAGAGGGGACATGAGGGAGTGTGCAGGGAAGGCCAAGCCCTGGCAGAGGGGACATGAGGGAGTGTGCAGGGAGAGGCAAATCATGCTAAGCCCAGGCCCCTCTCCCGTTGGGAATTTTCCATCAGAAAAGGGACGCTGCCTCCCACGACCACAGAGCTAGCAAGGGGTTCCAGCTTTGCCCTAATGGGGCGACTCTACCTTTGAAGGGCCTGTTTGTCTCCTTCCCTCAGCCGCCTGACTCCCTTCCCAGCTGCTGAAGGAGTTGAGTTATCCTCCAGCTAAGCCCATTCCCTGTATCATTTCAGAGGGGTAGCTTTGGATGAAGGGCAGTGCAAGGTTCAAGATTCAAGAGtttgggaaggagggaaaaggcaATAGCAATGTCCTTTTCAACAGGGAGAGCAAAGTATGCCATTTCCAGAATGCCAGGGAGTCTGTGCTTTCATGGTTTGACCTGGATGTTTTCAATAGTGCTATCTAATTAAATTTTCTGGCAAAGAAAAAACAACTACCAGACTCTAGGGAAAAACACTATGTATTTTTCCCAGCCTTGAGGATGCTGTCACAATCTGAATTTGGCTGGAGAAGataaattcaaaaattatttcactcagaagaaaaaaatgcctaAAAGGGGAAAGTGACTGTGAATACTGAGAATCTGCCCTGCAAAAAGAAGCAGGGTGTAACTGAGGCAGTCACACCTGTGATAAGAGCTGCAGATGTCAACATTTGTACCAAACAAACAGCCCTCCATGTGGTGGGAGAAAAGGCCTACGTGGACAAAATCAACTGCTTATTTTTTCAACCGCTTTATTGGTCAGATATCTAGAATTCATTATataaatctttcaaaataatGAGATATTACAAGAATAGTTTACAAGTCAGCTCTGATAGCACAAATACTTGACACAGGAAACCATTTTTACAAATACATGTGTTCTTATAAGAAtactttaataaagaaaataagtctCTGTATATCTTACAGCAAATTTTATGCAGTTTCTTTTTCCCATTCAAGCATCATTTTGGGTTTTCTAGTACAGCATGTCTATCCCTCCAACAAACCAAATTACAATCTGTGACTCCTCCTCACTTTCAAATGTTACTGAGATTCACACTGTTAAAGGGGTTTTGGGCTTCCTTTTCTAATCTTTCTTGAAATAAGAGAATTTGCGTACTCAGGCTGGAAGAGGTCATTGAGCAAACATTCTTCTGAAATAGAACTTGGATCAAGTTAATCACCAAgtttggtgaatgatcttttcaCTTTCCACTCACGCTAGGCCAGCTAATAGTTCAAACCTACTGTTCCAAGTCCTTACTTTCCTGATAGATCCTAAACTGAAGAAAGGAAACTCGAAACAAGAGTGAAGTATAAATATCAAGAAAGGTAAAACACTTGCTACTGACtcaacaatatttttaagttcaAGGTCTCTCCCAGGCTGAAGATGGCAGAAGAGAATTATAAGAATGTGGCAGTAGTtgtataaaatactgaaaatctGGAAAAAGTTAATCACTTAGGCCAGTGGTGTATCATTTCTAAAATGCCAGAAGACAACAGAATCAGACTGTGTAGCCAGCTGAACTCTGTACTTGACATTCTTACACTGTGGCTTTAATACAGCCCAACAGAGCCACTTGCCCAAGCAAGTGAACTACACCAGAGGAACGTCACAGAATACTGACCATGTTTACTTAAAGAGGCAGGGGAAATGTCAGGCATTCATTCCATCCCTTCACTGTTACTGAAAAGTGTGTCCACTTGGCAAAGCTTATTGTCTTACTTTTCAGGTAGCATGAATTAAAATCAAGAAACAAGCAGTATTCTACAGTCAAGTTCCTGAGTGCTCAGCTCCAATTAACCCACATCCCTTAAAAGGATTCTTTCATCAAGCCCTTGTCTGATAAAATGTCccattttgcttctcttttactTCTCTTGCTTTCGCCTTCTTACCCCAGTGTAACAAATTGTTACAGGATTTTACCAAAATGCCGCAGCAGTAGTTGGAAATGGGTTATTACCAGAAGTGTTCAATCACATTATCATGGGTCACATTTGCATATAACTAGGAGATGGCCAAAAAACGTCTACTGCAGAGATTTTGCAAATTCAGCATAGTCGATATATCCGTCGTTGTTCTTGTCATCATCTCTCAAAACACCATCTATTATGTTAATCAGTTCATCTTCGCTCACTGGTGGTGCCTGTTCACTTCCCTCCTACAAATACATAAACAATGATGAATTGCATCTTTACTAGACGTGTTTAGCCAATGTCCCAAATGTCCATGCTCGCAATGTGTCTAGAAATTCTTTTAATGTTCATATACAGCTTGTTTCTAGGAATCAACAAAGTCACATATCAGATAGTCAATTTATAATAATCCAATTTAGAAATTACATTTCCTAGTTAAGAGGTGAAATCAAAGCAATCAAATCCCtgcatatttgttttaaaaattactgttccctcttttctaattataaaagtaatacatgttCATTATAGAAATCTGGGTCTAGCTTACACAGAACTATGAGTTTCAGATTCTACAGCCTACACACCATCCCAGAGAAAAGCTCACAGCTCAAGCCCTCTGAAGGGTCAGCTCGATGTGCAATCTGCCTGATAAAGTAGTGACATATTGGGAGAAGGCACTGTTAACCAGTAGAAGCTGTTATAATCTTGGAAGAGAATCTATTGCCCTGCTCCAGAATCAGGTATGTAGCAGGGTTTACTACTGGGTGCAAAGCTAACGCCATTCACCTCCTTGGCTGGTTCCTCCTTCACCACATCCCCAGGTTCTCCTCTGTGGCCACCACCATCCTCATAGTGAGGGATCCTAGCACCTCTCCCTAACACTAGTCTCTCCACCTGTCCATCAGTCCATCTCCCACAGCACAGGATCCTCCCAAAATAGTGACCTTCTCCCATGCAAAGCTGCTGGCACTCCTACTGCCTTCACAGCAAGACCCAACTTGCACTCCTGGCACCTATGTCATCGGAGGGGATGACATTAAATCTGGAGGCACGAGGTCTGGATTTTAGTTCCCTCACCTAGAAATGGGAGTAATGTGCCTGCCCCTGCCTGCATGGGCTGTTGCAAAGAGCAGCAAGATCTCTACCCAACCTAAAAGTGCTTGGACACTATGGAGCACTGTACAGTATGGCATAAACCCCAACTACTGCCAGGGCCCTCCATCCTGTGGTCCTGACTGGCTGTTCGTCTCAAATGAAATAGCTTCTTTCTCCTCTGCTCTGTATTAAGAATGGGGCCTGTTTTTTCAGGCACTGGCTGTCAAACTCTGGTGTGCAGCAGAAATGCTAAGGtactgggctggtggaatggctcaagtgacagagcacctttctatcaagcctagcaagtgtgaggccctgaattcaaaccccagtaccgccaaaagaaaaagcaaaacaaaacaagaatcagTCCACAGAAATGCTGAAGTACTAACGATTCAGATGCCTGGCCCTGGGGTGTCTGGCTCCGAAGGTCACCCCGAGGAAAGGACCAATGAACAGGAAGAGGTGGGAGAGAGcaacaggcagagaaagaatgAGCAGCACTACTGAGGCACGAGGACAGCACAGGTCATCAGAATGGGGACCGAGCTACCAAAGAGAGGTTTCCTCAGATACTGCCCACTGAGCCACTGCCTGACCTACCTCCTTATGGACATGGGTGATGGCTGTGGAGAGTTCTAAGCCGTCAAGCAAATTATTGCCATCATAATCGTGCATTTTGAAATAATGGAGCTGCAGTTCTTGTGGGGACATCTCCGCCTCTGGTTTGTTGATGACACCTTCTAGATGCTCCATGATATGCCTAAAAACCAACAGATTGTGCCAAAACCTTAAGGACTCAGAAAACTTCAAGATCTTCAGCTTCATTCAGCTCAGAAAACAGTGGCAGACCACACTCGAGGATGACACATGTAAACAGGGCCATGAAAGGGGCAGGGACAAAGCCCTGTTCATCTGTTATGCTAGCAGGATTAAGAATGGCTTTCCTCtttattataagaattttgtTTCAACACTTTTGGGCCATCAatttagaaatacttttttttggtggtaatggggtttgaactcagggcctcatgcttgctaggcatacactctacccacttgagccacgtaCCAGCcccttaaaaatactttttaaatccaGGAGCCAATGGTTCAcccctataatcttagctactcagaaggcagagatcaagaggattgcggttcaaagccagcctgggcaaataatt
Protein-coding sequences here:
- the Mcfd2 gene encoding multiple coagulation factor deficiency protein 2, which codes for MRSLRLLRAPFLCGLLWTFCAPGARAQEPGAGVPHPSSVGLDKNTVHDQEHIMEHLEGVINKPEAEMSPQELQLHYFKMHDYDGNNLLDGLELSTAITHVHKEEGSEQAPPVSEDELINIIDGVLRDDDKNNDGYIDYAEFAKSLQ